One genomic segment of Methanothermobacter tenebrarum includes these proteins:
- a CDS encoding zinc ribbon domain-containing protein, producing the protein MKCPSCGCENEEDAEFCKECGRRFRGFFEALDDKINIASLFTGLIVSVLVLILSSLFLLAAGITVTEFTWIPLVILIFIIVGFAGGLVAGLGRSDTMDGFINGLFLGLSILIIFGFLFGLALLSLTFIVNAIKTIWGLSAATEAGNPEFPGLIVNGIIFVLGTLSSGAVGGSLGSCIKRLL; encoded by the coding sequence ATGAAGTGTCCAAGTTGCGGATGTGAAAATGAAGAAGATGCAGAATTCTGCAAAGAGTGTGGTAGAAGATTTAGGGGATTCTTCGAGGCATTAGATGATAAGATAAACATTGCAAGCTTATTCACCGGTTTAATAGTTTCTGTTCTTGTCCTGATATTGTCCTCTCTATTCTTACTTGCCGCCGGCATCACAGTAACAGAATTTACTTGGATTCCTTTAGTAATTCTCATTTTTATAATTGTCGGATTTGCCGGCGGACTAGTCGCGGGATTAGGACGTTCAGATACCATGGATGGCTTTATCAACGGTCTATTCCTTGGCCTGAGCATATTAATTATCTTCGGATTCCTCTTTGGATTGGCACTATTATCCCTAACATTCATTGTAAACGCGATTAAAACAATATGGGGGCTATCAGCGGCTACAGAGGCTGGAAACCCTGAATTTCCAGGTTTAATTGTTAATGGGATAATATTCGTGTTAGGCACCCTATCCAGCGGGGCTGTTGGAGGATCCCTCGGATCTTGCATAAAGAGACTCCTATGA
- a CDS encoding DUF4429 domain-containing protein, translating to MFGKTCPKCEFENSEDANFCMKCGKDLKETIAYFEGDSGGHDIEVTPNTLIVYKRSLWSGKRTGKVKVYERGKMENIEVGRTSSHLSFKYNGKIKGYRISSRYLDEVEEILELGEIREPPIYVLNGLNGKLKLYENRVEIKRLGFGAKLFYGTFTAGDKTIYLQDITGVEVKKPGITVGYIQLTLPGGIEKTSGAFKARIDENTVTFAQKNDYKIALKIKEKIEELKTKISTGTATVSVVDEIKKAKELLDIGAITKEEFEKIKRELLK from the coding sequence ATGTTTGGGAAAACCTGCCCTAAATGTGAGTTCGAGAATTCAGAAGATGCTAATTTTTGTATGAAGTGTGGCAAAGATTTAAAAGAGACTATTGCATACTTTGAAGGGGATAGTGGCGGGCATGATATTGAAGTAACTCCAAATACTCTGATAGTGTATAAGAGAAGTTTGTGGTCTGGTAAAAGAACTGGGAAAGTGAAAGTGTACGAGCGGGGAAAGATGGAAAACATTGAAGTTGGAAGGACATCCTCACACTTGAGTTTTAAGTATAATGGTAAAATAAAGGGATATCGCATTAGTTCGAGGTATTTGGATGAAGTTGAAGAGATACTTGAATTGGGCGAAATAAGAGAGCCTCCAATTTATGTTTTAAATGGTTTGAATGGTAAACTTAAATTATATGAAAATAGGGTCGAGATTAAACGCCTAGGTTTTGGAGCAAAATTATTTTATGGAACTTTTACTGCAGGAGATAAAACGATATACTTACAAGATATTACCGGTGTTGAAGTGAAAAAACCAGGAATTACAGTTGGATACATCCAACTAACCTTACCAGGAGGTATAGAAAAAACTAGTGGAGCGTTCAAAGCAAGAATAGATGAAAACACAGTGACTTTCGCCCAAAAAAATGACTACAAAATCGCATTAAAAATAAAAGAAAAAATAGAAGAATTAAAAACTAAAATTTCCACTGGGACGGCCACTGTAAGTGTAGTCGATGAAATCAAAAAAGCCAAGGAATTATTGGATATCGGCGCGATAACAAAGGAAGAGTTCGAAAAAATAAAAAGAGAACTGTTAAAATGA